The Haloplanus sp. CK5-1 genome contains a region encoding:
- a CDS encoding cobalamin B12-binding domain-containing protein translates to MSAGQEQRTIRCLVAKVGLDGHDRGAHVIARAFRDAGFEVIYSGLHRAPEEIVQAAVQEDVDVLGISILSGAHNTLIPKVIEGLKEYGAFEDTLVIVGGIVPDDDRRELKAAGVAEVFGPGTPMSETIEFVREHVPDR, encoded by the coding sequence ATGAGTGCAGGGCAGGAACAGCGGACGATCCGGTGTCTCGTCGCCAAGGTCGGTCTCGACGGACACGACCGCGGGGCACACGTCATCGCGCGCGCCTTCCGTGACGCCGGGTTCGAGGTGATCTACTCGGGGTTACACCGCGCGCCGGAGGAGATCGTCCAGGCGGCCGTCCAGGAGGACGTGGACGTCCTCGGCATCTCGATCCTCTCGGGGGCGCACAACACGCTGATCCCGAAGGTGATCGAGGGGTTGAAAGAGTACGGCGCGTTCGAGGACACGCTGGTCATCGTCGGCGGGATCGTCCCCGACGACGACCGCCGCGAACTGAAGGCGGCCGGTGTCGCCGAGGTGTTCGGTCCCGGAACGCCGATGAGCGAGACCATCGAGTTCGTCCGCGAACACGTCCCCGACCGATGA
- the meaB gene encoding methylmalonyl Co-A mutase-associated GTPase MeaB — protein sequence MSETDAADLVTGVLDGDHRALARTITKIENREPGHRDLVSALHAHTGDAEVIGVTGSPGAGKSTLVDKLASRYRDRGLTVGVIAVDPSSPYSGGAVLGDRIRMASNVGDMDVFFRSMSARGQLGGLSTATGDAITALDAFGKDRIVVETVGAGQNEVDVVRTADTVVVLVQPGSGDDVQMLKAGILEIGDLFVVNKADMDGARTTVSDLQEMLHMRDGTTAVDAGHHGAGTAVGDDPAADDEADAWDPRIVETVATEGTGVDDLIDAIDDHYDHLRMSGELDRRERTRYAEEIRRLLRSDAVDLLEDELDRYGGIDALVDEVQARETDPYTVADRVLDPLADCVERRRD from the coding sequence ATGAGCGAGACCGACGCTGCAGATCTAGTCACGGGCGTCCTCGACGGCGACCACCGGGCGCTCGCCCGCACGATCACGAAAATCGAGAACCGCGAGCCGGGTCACCGCGACCTCGTTTCGGCGCTGCACGCCCACACCGGCGACGCGGAGGTGATCGGCGTCACCGGCAGTCCGGGCGCGGGCAAGTCCACGCTGGTCGACAAACTCGCCAGCCGCTACCGTGATCGCGGGCTCACCGTCGGCGTGATCGCGGTCGATCCCTCGTCGCCCTACTCCGGTGGGGCGGTGCTCGGCGACCGCATCCGCATGGCCTCGAACGTCGGCGACATGGACGTGTTCTTTCGATCGATGAGTGCCCGCGGCCAACTGGGTGGCCTGTCGACGGCTACCGGCGACGCGATCACGGCGCTCGACGCCTTCGGCAAGGACCGCATCGTCGTCGAGACGGTCGGTGCCGGACAGAACGAGGTGGACGTGGTTCGCACCGCCGACACGGTCGTCGTCCTCGTCCAACCCGGCAGCGGCGACGACGTCCAGATGCTCAAGGCCGGCATCCTGGAGATCGGCGACCTGTTCGTCGTCAACAAGGCCGACATGGACGGGGCACGGACGACCGTCTCGGACCTCCAGGAGATGCTTCACATGCGCGACGGGACGACGGCGGTCGACGCCGGCCACCACGGTGCGGGCACGGCTGTCGGCGATGACCCGGCGGCCGACGACGAGGCCGACGCCTGGGATCCCCGGATCGTCGAGACGGTCGCCACCGAGGGGACCGGCGTCGACGACCTGATCGACGCTATCGACGACCACTACGACCACCTCCGGATGAGCGGCGAACTCGACCGACGGGAGCGAACCCGGTACGCCGAGGAGATCCGCCGGCTGCTCCGATCGGACGCCGTCGACCTCCTGGAGGACGAGCTCGATCGGTACGGCGGGATCGACGCCCTCGTCGACGAGGTACAGGCCCGAGAGACCGACCCCTACACCGTCGCCGACCGGGTGCTCGACCCACTGGCCGACTGCGTGGAGCGCCGTCGGGACTGA
- a CDS encoding alpha/beta hydrolase, giving the protein MRLRRLAAIAGLGTAAAVAGGRLLRDAAGELEPALDTPERTYRWRDLDVAYAEAGYPDDPDLVCLHGINAAGSAGEFREVVAALAETHHVIVPDLPGFGRSDRPDLRYSATLYEDFVADFLGAFDDPAVVASSLSAAYVARAVDEFGVDVSALLLVCPTTVAGPDPPKVWLRELLRSPAVGTALFDLLVSRPSIRYFNADHAYADPAAVSEEWTDYQWRTTHQPNARYAVTSFVAGYCNSTLDLGPTLRGIDAPTTVVWGRDATLPPLARGRELADEADARLVVFDHAKLLPHVEYPDAFVEAVRDAI; this is encoded by the coding sequence ATGCGACTTCGACGCCTCGCCGCCATCGCGGGTCTCGGCACCGCCGCGGCCGTCGCCGGCGGCCGACTCCTGCGCGACGCCGCGGGCGAACTCGAACCCGCACTCGACACCCCCGAACGGACGTACCGCTGGCGCGACCTCGACGTCGCCTACGCCGAGGCTGGCTATCCGGACGACCCCGACCTCGTCTGTCTCCACGGCATCAACGCCGCCGGCTCCGCCGGCGAGTTCCGCGAAGTCGTCGCTGCCCTCGCGGAGACCCACCACGTGATCGTCCCCGACCTCCCGGGATTCGGTCGGTCGGATCGCCCCGACCTCCGCTACTCGGCGACGCTCTACGAGGACTTCGTCGCCGACTTCCTCGGTGCGTTCGACGACCCCGCCGTCGTCGCCTCGTCGCTCTCGGCCGCGTACGTCGCCCGCGCAGTCGACGAGTTCGGGGTCGACGTCTCGGCGCTCCTCCTCGTCTGCCCGACGACCGTCGCGGGCCCCGACCCGCCGAAGGTGTGGCTTCGCGAACTCCTGCGCTCGCCCGCCGTCGGGACCGCGCTCTTCGACCTCCTCGTCTCGAGGCCGTCGATCCGCTACTTCAACGCCGACCACGCCTACGCCGACCCCGCGGCCGTCTCCGAGGAGTGGACCGACTACCAGTGGCGCACCACCCACCAACCCAACGCGCGCTACGCCGTCACCTCCTTCGTCGCCGGGTACTGTAATTCGACGCTGGACCTCGGACCGACGCTCCGCGGAATCGACGCGCCCACCACGGTCGTCTGGGGGCGCGACGCCACCCTCCCACCGCTCGCCCGTGGTCGGGAGTTGGCCGACGAGGCCGACGCTCGACTCGTCGTCTTCGACCACGCGAAACTCCTGCCCCACGTCGAGTATCCCGACGCCTTCGTCGAGGCGGTTCGGGACGCTATCTGA
- a CDS encoding Zn-ribbon domain-containing OB-fold protein → MTDAGYDEWLDAIGEGEGYYLECPDGHGSLPPRRVCPECATPELDRTPLPESGTIETFTVCHVAGPSFADEQPYVTAIAEFGPVRLTGVVRGTDPEDVTVGAPVEVGKGTNETTGEDMVVLRLR, encoded by the coding sequence ATGACCGACGCCGGCTACGACGAGTGGCTCGACGCCATCGGCGAGGGCGAGGGGTACTACCTGGAGTGCCCCGACGGACACGGCTCGCTCCCGCCGCGGCGAGTGTGCCCCGAGTGTGCGACGCCGGAACTCGACCGGACCCCACTCCCGGAGTCGGGGACGATCGAGACGTTCACCGTCTGTCACGTCGCCGGCCCGAGTTTCGCGGACGAACAGCCGTACGTGACGGCCATCGCCGAGTTCGGCCCAGTGCGACTGACCGGCGTCGTCAGGGGGACCGATCCGGAGGACGTGACCGTCGGCGCGCCCGTCGAGGTGGGCAAGGGGACCAACGAGACGACCGGCGAGGACATGGTCGTCCTGCGGCTCAGATAG
- a CDS encoding thiolase C-terminal domain-containing protein, with the protein MTGVRVAGVGLTEFGRHPERTGRDMFAEAALAARTDSSVPVEDVEEINYGNFMGSLAERQGHQAPLMAEMIGSRCSATRYEEACASAGVAVREAVRSIRSGENDVVLAGGCERMTNLSTAEVTEGLSTAADDLYEIRAGVTFPGAYALMARAYFDRFGGGREDLAHIAVKNHDNAMPNEYAQFHREITVEEALDAPMVSEPLGLFDACPVTDGASAVVLVSEDYADANDLDAPVSVTGSGQGGDSLALQNRHHLAVTPATERAAAEAYEDAGISADAVDLVEVHDCFTIAEVLAIEGLGFYEPGEGIGAARRGETTATGERPVNLSGGLKAKGHPVGATGGSQIAEMTRLLRGDHPNSEYVEDATVGVTHNAGGTVASAAVHVLEVDR; encoded by the coding sequence ATGACAGGGGTACGAGTCGCCGGCGTGGGACTGACCGAGTTCGGGCGACATCCGGAGCGAACCGGCCGCGACATGTTCGCCGAGGCCGCACTCGCCGCCCGGACCGACTCCTCGGTGCCGGTCGAAGACGTCGAGGAGATCAACTACGGGAACTTCATGGGATCGCTGGCCGAACGACAGGGCCACCAAGCCCCGCTCATGGCCGAGATGATCGGGAGTCGGTGTTCGGCGACCCGCTACGAGGAGGCGTGTGCCTCGGCGGGCGTCGCGGTCAGGGAGGCCGTTCGGTCGATCCGCTCCGGCGAGAACGACGTGGTGCTCGCGGGTGGCTGTGAACGGATGACCAACCTCTCGACGGCGGAGGTTACCGAGGGGCTCTCGACGGCCGCCGACGACCTGTACGAGATCAGGGCGGGCGTCACGTTCCCCGGGGCGTACGCGCTGATGGCGCGGGCGTACTTCGACCGGTTCGGCGGCGGGCGTGAGGACCTCGCACACATCGCGGTGAAGAACCACGACAACGCCATGCCCAACGAGTACGCCCAGTTCCACCGGGAGATCACCGTCGAGGAGGCGCTCGACGCGCCGATGGTCTCCGAACCGCTTGGCCTCTTCGACGCCTGCCCGGTGACCGACGGGGCGAGCGCCGTGGTGCTCGTGAGCGAGGACTACGCCGACGCCAACGACCTCGACGCGCCGGTGTCGGTGACGGGAAGTGGACAGGGCGGTGACAGTCTCGCGCTCCAGAACCGGCACCACCTCGCGGTCACGCCCGCGACGGAGCGGGCGGCCGCCGAGGCGTACGAGGACGCCGGAATCTCGGCCGACGCGGTCGACCTGGTCGAGGTCCACGACTGTTTCACCATCGCCGAAGTGCTGGCGATCGAAGGACTGGGCTTCTACGAACCGGGTGAGGGGATCGGTGCCGCGCGGCGCGGCGAGACGACGGCGACCGGCGAGCGTCCGGTGAACCTCTCGGGTGGCCTGAAGGCGAAGGGCCATCCGGTCGGGGCGACCGGCGGAAGTCAGATCGCCGAGATGACGCGACTGCTCCGTGGTGACCACCCCAACAGCGAGTACGTCGAGGACGCCACGGTGGGCGTCACGCACAACGCGGGCGGGACCGTCGCGTCCGCGGCCGTCCACGTGCTGGAGGTGGACCGATGA
- a CDS encoding M28 family metallopeptidase, protein MTDWIGGTFTSDVGWEHLERLVDIGDRMAGGAGEREGLTATRDALDKLGARNAHVDEFDVQGWVRSSSGVDTPDESVDTTALPRSPAGTATGRLVDCGDGLPDDFDADLDGAVVVVSSTVPDHYDRFIHRREKYYRAVEAGASAFVFRNHTPGCLAPTGSVGTDDSPLGPVPAVGVSKEAGTRLCRRHAGDEVTVRVDCATPEATSGVVRADIGPDTDRAVYLTSHVDAHDVAEGAVDNAAGTATVLEVVRALRARDAPLDRRVRVVCFGAEEVGLRGSKREADLVDPDAVQAVVNCDGVCRGRTLQCYTNGFDALEVAVNDVADRFDHPISVRPTPHPHSDHWPFVARGIPGLLVSSEGDERGRGWGHTRADTLDKLERRTLREGAILLAPLVAALADADRIDRRSPDAVAADLERADLAEGMRATGAWPFGSGGSF, encoded by the coding sequence ATGACCGACTGGATCGGTGGGACGTTCACGAGCGACGTGGGATGGGAACACTTGGAGCGACTCGTCGATATCGGCGACCGAATGGCGGGAGGAGCGGGCGAGCGCGAGGGGTTGACCGCGACGCGGGACGCCCTCGACAAACTCGGCGCCCGGAACGCCCACGTCGACGAGTTCGACGTTCAGGGATGGGTCCGCTCGTCGAGCGGCGTCGACACCCCCGACGAGTCCGTCGACACCACCGCTCTCCCGCGGAGTCCCGCCGGGACCGCGACCGGCCGCCTCGTCGACTGCGGCGACGGCCTCCCCGACGACTTCGATGCCGACCTCGACGGCGCGGTCGTCGTCGTCTCCTCGACCGTTCCCGATCACTACGACCGGTTCATCCACCGGCGCGAGAAGTACTACCGCGCCGTCGAGGCGGGCGCGTCGGCCTTCGTCTTCCGGAACCACACTCCCGGCTGTCTCGCGCCCACTGGCAGCGTTGGCACCGACGACTCGCCGCTCGGCCCCGTCCCCGCCGTCGGCGTCAGCAAGGAGGCCGGCACCCGCCTGTGTCGACGGCACGCGGGCGACGAGGTGACCGTCCGCGTCGACTGCGCGACCCCCGAGGCGACCAGCGGCGTCGTCCGTGCCGACATCGGCCCCGACACCGATCGGGCGGTGTACCTGACGAGCCACGTCGACGCTCACGACGTCGCGGAGGGTGCCGTCGACAACGCCGCCGGAACAGCGACGGTCCTCGAAGTCGTCCGTGCGCTCCGTGCCCGCGACGCCCCGCTCGACCGCCGGGTCCGGGTCGTCTGCTTCGGTGCCGAGGAGGTCGGCCTCCGCGGCTCGAAACGCGAGGCCGACCTGGTCGACCCCGACGCGGTACAGGCCGTCGTCAACTGCGACGGCGTCTGTCGCGGTCGGACGCTCCAGTGTTACACCAACGGATTCGACGCCCTCGAAGTGGCCGTCAACGACGTCGCCGACCGGTTCGACCACCCCATCTCCGTCCGCCCGACGCCACACCCCCACAGCGACCACTGGCCGTTCGTCGCGCGGGGGATCCCCGGACTGCTGGTGTCGAGCGAAGGCGACGAGCGAGGACGCGGCTGGGGACACACCCGAGCCGACACGCTCGACAAACTGGAGCGCCGGACGCTCCGCGAGGGAGCCATCCTCCTGGCACCGCTCGTCGCCGCCCTCGCCGACGCCGATCGGATCGACCGCCGGTCCCCCGACGCCGTCGCCGCCGACCTCGAACGCGCGGATCTGGCCGAGGGGATGCGGGCCACCGGCGCCTGGCCGTTCGGGAGCGGTGGGTCTTTTTAG
- a CDS encoding ATP-NAD kinase — protein sequence MNVGVRGDDTDVRGVLDAVDAAVAPEDDDALDAVLAVGEAGLRSIATDPPEVPVLPVIDGGGRHVVDRSALCDSLAAVDAGEGHIDTHPVLRVRRDGTIVGRLLRDVVLVTATPASISEYAVAGDGTATSVRADGIVVATPIGSDGYAAAAGGPVLDATTGVVVVPVAPFSTGADTTVVDPDTGLALSVVRDGEIALFLDGVRHGSVGVGADLRIERVDSVALVSTRTENF from the coding sequence GTGAACGTCGGCGTCCGGGGTGACGACACCGACGTGCGGGGTGTGCTCGACGCCGTCGACGCCGCCGTCGCCCCCGAGGACGACGACGCACTCGACGCCGTCCTCGCCGTCGGCGAGGCGGGCCTCCGATCCATCGCCACCGATCCGCCCGAAGTGCCCGTCCTCCCCGTGATCGACGGCGGGGGGCGGCACGTCGTCGATCGGTCGGCGCTCTGTGACTCCCTCGCCGCCGTCGATGCCGGCGAGGGCCACATCGACACCCATCCCGTCCTCCGTGTCCGACGGGACGGAACTATCGTCGGCAGACTCCTCCGCGACGTGGTACTCGTGACCGCGACCCCCGCGAGCATCTCCGAGTACGCCGTTGCCGGCGACGGGACGGCGACGTCGGTCCGGGCCGACGGCATCGTCGTCGCCACGCCGATCGGGAGCGACGGCTACGCCGCGGCGGCCGGTGGCCCGGTGCTCGACGCGACGACCGGCGTCGTCGTCGTCCCCGTCGCGCCGTTCTCGACGGGTGCCGACACCACCGTCGTCGACCCCGACACCGGCCTTGCGCTCTCGGTGGTGCGCGACGGGGAGATCGCCCTCTTCCTCGACGGGGTTCGGCACGGCTCCGTCGGCGTCGGGGCCGACCTCCGGATCGAACGCGTCGACTCCGTCGCGCTCGTGTCGACTCGAACGGAAAACTTCTAA
- a CDS encoding DUF7313 family protein — MQPLQFAVPIGALDALEPYIAHAVLALVVVNMLTRIRAHSVHERQVEDGAEELSRYTPHSLSTLALVFVSFVFLIVEPHGGMVMSVIAVGLLLTDFFEFESRQVEARNDMTFERPKGAVAASLLALLYAGYQSLFVFVEPLWNAII, encoded by the coding sequence ATGCAACCGCTACAGTTCGCCGTCCCGATCGGCGCCCTCGATGCGCTCGAGCCGTACATCGCGCACGCGGTGCTGGCGCTGGTGGTGGTGAACATGCTCACCCGCATCCGTGCCCATTCCGTCCACGAGCGACAGGTCGAGGACGGTGCCGAGGAACTGAGCCGGTACACGCCGCACTCGCTCTCGACCCTCGCGCTGGTCTTCGTCTCGTTCGTGTTCCTGATCGTCGAACCCCACGGTGGGATGGTCATGTCGGTCATCGCCGTCGGCCTCCTGCTGACGGACTTCTTCGAGTTCGAATCCCGGCAGGTCGAGGCCCGTAACGACATGACGTTCGAGCGGCCCAAAGGCGCCGTCGCGGCGTCGCTGCTCGCCCTGCTGTACGCCGGCTACCAGAGCTTGTTCGTCTTCGTCGAACCGCTCTGGAACGCCATCATCTGA
- a CDS encoding DUF7314 family protein has product MADEFIKGLGIFTGAGLGWIVLAGWYRTPGFESTKQLISPASPSPANADLFNLLAIGLMDVLFWFAILGPLAFWVVLPAIREAGDAIENRRNA; this is encoded by the coding sequence ATGGCTGACGAATTCATCAAGGGGCTCGGCATCTTCACCGGTGCTGGGCTCGGCTGGATCGTGCTCGCGGGGTGGTACCGGACGCCGGGGTTCGAGAGCACGAAACAGCTCATCAGTCCGGCTTCCCCGAGTCCGGCGAACGCCGACCTGTTCAACCTCCTCGCAATCGGGCTGATGGACGTGCTGTTCTGGTTCGCGATCCTCGGTCCGCTGGCGTTCTGGGTCGTCCTCCCGGCGATCCGCGAGGCTGGCGACGCGATCGAGAACCGACGCAACGCGTAG
- a CDS encoding DUF7315 family membrane protein codes for MASPSDDDADDRDGGRDRGRGRDVVVPMRVYKTVTVFSTLIAILGVVVGFVLLDAATIRLSLLRRAVLGVLGTLGVTPPETVLSAALAVAGLVAISFGAGVYVLGTRFRARGMGNPQEDADESSDNG; via the coding sequence ATGGCGTCCCCTTCCGACGACGACGCGGACGACCGTGACGGCGGGCGAGACCGAGGACGCGGGCGGGACGTCGTCGTCCCGATGCGCGTGTACAAGACCGTCACCGTCTTTTCGACGCTGATCGCTATCCTCGGGGTCGTCGTCGGCTTCGTGTTGCTCGACGCCGCGACGATCCGACTCAGTCTCCTGCGCCGTGCCGTGCTCGGTGTGCTCGGGACGCTCGGCGTCACGCCGCCGGAGACGGTGCTGAGCGCCGCGCTCGCGGTCGCCGGTCTCGTCGCCATCTCCTTCGGTGCGGGCGTCTACGTGTTGGGAACCCGGTTTCGAGCCCGCGGAATGGGAAACCCTCAAGAGGACGCCGACGAATCATCCGACAATGGCTGA